The Alteromonas gilva genome has a window encoding:
- a CDS encoding phosphate/phosphite/phosphonate ABC transporter substrate-binding protein — translation MKYLLLTFMLIYATSALGQNIPTSLEKPTYSYTFGVVPQQSAYKLAQMWTPVLQHISAQTGIALKFVTAKDIPSFEEALAQGHYDIAYMNPYHYTVFHDKSGYVPLVRDVKKPLQGIIVTRRDSQINDISQLHGLTLAFPAPTAFAASIIPRAELNHAGVSITPRYVHSHDSVYLSVIKGLFTAGGGIMRSLEHLPAEQRAELKVLWRSQQYTGHAIAAHSDVPDAHRQHLIRAFSQLDETEQGRTLLEQLNFNQLQAAANEDWDDVRALGIHSLSRPHY, via the coding sequence ATGAAATACCTATTGCTCACGTTTATGCTCATTTATGCTACCAGCGCATTAGGGCAGAACATCCCTACCTCTTTAGAAAAACCGACCTACTCTTATACCTTTGGTGTGGTACCTCAGCAGTCTGCCTATAAGCTGGCCCAAATGTGGACACCGGTATTGCAACATATCTCCGCACAAACCGGCATCGCGCTTAAATTTGTTACCGCCAAGGATATTCCCAGTTTTGAGGAAGCTCTCGCTCAGGGACACTACGATATCGCTTATATGAATCCCTATCACTACACTGTTTTTCACGATAAAAGCGGTTACGTTCCTTTGGTAAGAGATGTGAAGAAACCACTGCAGGGTATTATTGTTACTCGCCGGGATAGCCAAATCAACGACATATCGCAACTTCATGGGTTAACGCTGGCTTTTCCTGCACCAACGGCATTTGCGGCCAGTATTATCCCACGCGCCGAATTAAATCACGCTGGCGTAAGCATCACCCCCCGCTATGTACATTCTCACGACTCCGTATATCTGAGTGTTATAAAAGGATTGTTTACCGCCGGTGGCGGCATTATGCGTTCGCTGGAGCACTTGCCTGCTGAGCAACGCGCCGAATTAAAGGTGTTGTGGCGGAGTCAGCAATATACCGGCCATGCCATTGCCGCGCACAGCGACGTGCCGGACGCTCACAGGCAACACCTTATCCGCGCTTTTTCGCAGCTCGATGAGACCGAACAAGGGCGCACTCTGCTAGAACAGCTCAATTTTAATCAATTACAGGCTGCCGCCAATGAAGACTGGGATGATGTCAGGGCACTGGGTATTCACTCGTTATCCAGACCCCATTACTGA